A region from the Azospirillaceae bacterium genome encodes:
- a CDS encoding sigma-70 family RNA polymerase sigma factor has translation MSAAPPRAEWPALMARAQAGDQAAYGRLLKAMLPLIQSLARRKVGDDGLVDDVVQDALMTIHAVRHTYDPARPILPWVAAIVSARAVDALRRRGRHRRREVQDEGALLAAVDAGAFARVEGGGARRELDGFLGRLPARQRQIVELVHLREMSLVDAAGASRLSVSAVKALLHRAVTRLRQFGIDDHG, from the coding sequence GTGAGCGCCGCCCCGCCGCGTGCCGAGTGGCCGGCCCTGATGGCGCGCGCGCAGGCGGGCGACCAGGCGGCCTATGGGCGGCTGCTGAAGGCGATGCTGCCCCTCATCCAGTCGCTGGCCCGGCGGAAGGTCGGCGATGACGGCCTGGTGGACGATGTCGTGCAGGACGCGCTGATGACCATCCATGCCGTGCGCCACACCTATGACCCGGCCCGGCCGATCCTGCCCTGGGTGGCGGCGATCGTGTCGGCCCGCGCCGTCGATGCCCTGCGCCGGCGCGGACGGCACCGCCGGCGAGAGGTCCAGGACGAGGGCGCGCTGCTGGCGGCGGTCGACGCCGGCGCCTTCGCGCGGGTGGAGGGGGGGGGGGCACGGCGGGAACTGGATGGCTTCCTTGGCCGCCTGCCGGCCCGGCAGCGCCAGATCGTCGAACTTGTCCATTTGCGGGAGATGAGCCTGGTTGATGCCGCCGGCGCCAGCCGCCTGTCCGTATCCGCCGTCAAGGCGCTGCTGCACCGCGCCGTCACCCGGCTGCGCCAATTCGGGATCGATGACCATGGCTGA